In one window of Pseudomonas benzenivorans DNA:
- a CDS encoding NADP-dependent isocitrate dehydrogenase: MPTRSKIIYTFTDEAPALATYSLLPIVEAFAASAGIAVETRDISLAGRILASFADRLDGDKRVEDDLAKLADLATTPDANIIKLPNISASVPQLKAAIAELQAQGYDIPDYPEDPQSDAEKDARARYAKVLGSAVNPVLREGNSDRRAPAAVKAYARKHPHSMGKWSMASQSHADYMRGGDFFSSEQSITMDQAGEVRIEFVDKSGQVEVKKQLALQEGEVFDSMFMSCRKLRDFFEKTLQDCKETGVMWSLHVKATMMKVSHPIVFGHAVSVYYKDVFDKYGELFKELGVNPNNGISSVYDKIKVLPASQQEEILQDIHACYSGRPEMAMVDSVKGITNLHIPSDVIVDASMPAMIRSSGQMWGKDGKLKDAKAVMPESTYARIYQEMINFCKTNGAFDPTTMGSVPNVGLMAQKAEEYGSHDKTFEMTADGTMRVVLADGTVLMQHEVEAGDIWRACQTKDAPIRDWVKLAVTRARQSATPAIFWLDPERAHDRQLQKKVEAYLQEHDLTGLDIRMMGYNEAIRVSMERMIRGQDTISVTGNVLRDYLTDLFPIMELGTSAKMLSIVPLMAGGGMYETGAGGSAPKHVQQLIEENHLRWDSLGEFLALAVSLEETGIKTDNPKAKLLGKALDAATGRLLDNNKSPSRKTGELDNRGSHFYLALYWAQELAAQDEDAELKAQFAPLAKTLTDNEESIVAELAAVQGQPVDIGGYYRANPQLASQVMRPSTTFNAALAALA, translated from the coding sequence ATGCCCACCCGCTCGAAGATTATCTATACCTTCACCGACGAAGCCCCAGCCCTCGCCACCTATTCGCTTCTGCCCATCGTAGAAGCCTTTGCCGCCTCCGCTGGCATAGCCGTCGAAACACGCGACATCTCTCTCGCTGGGCGCATCCTGGCCAGCTTCGCCGACCGCCTGGACGGCGACAAGCGCGTCGAGGACGACCTCGCCAAGCTGGCGGACCTGGCCACCACGCCGGACGCCAATATCATCAAGCTGCCGAACATCAGTGCCTCGGTCCCCCAGCTCAAGGCGGCCATCGCCGAACTGCAGGCCCAGGGCTACGACATCCCCGACTACCCGGAAGACCCGCAGAGCGATGCCGAAAAAGACGCCCGCGCCCGTTACGCCAAGGTCCTCGGCAGCGCGGTGAACCCGGTCCTGCGCGAAGGCAACTCCGACCGCCGCGCCCCGGCAGCCGTCAAGGCCTATGCCCGTAAGCACCCGCACTCCATGGGCAAGTGGAGCATGGCCTCGCAATCCCACGCCGACTACATGCGTGGCGGCGACTTCTTCTCCAGCGAGCAGTCCATCACCATGGACCAGGCCGGCGAGGTGCGCATCGAGTTCGTCGACAAGAGCGGTCAGGTCGAAGTGAAGAAGCAACTCGCCCTGCAGGAAGGCGAAGTGTTCGACAGCATGTTCATGAGCTGCCGCAAGCTGCGCGACTTCTTCGAGAAGACCCTGCAGGACTGCAAGGAAACCGGCGTCATGTGGTCGCTGCACGTCAAGGCGACCATGATGAAGGTGTCCCACCCCATCGTCTTCGGCCATGCCGTCAGCGTCTACTACAAGGACGTGTTCGATAAGTACGGCGAGCTGTTCAAGGAACTGGGCGTCAACCCGAACAACGGCATCAGCAGCGTCTACGACAAGATCAAGGTGCTGCCGGCCTCGCAGCAGGAAGAGATCCTCCAGGACATCCACGCCTGCTACAGCGGCCGCCCGGAAATGGCCATGGTCGACTCGGTCAAGGGCATCACCAACCTGCACATCCCCAGCGACGTGATCGTCGACGCCTCGATGCCGGCGATGATCCGCAGCTCCGGACAGATGTGGGGCAAGGACGGCAAGTTGAAGGACGCCAAGGCCGTCATGCCGGAAAGCACCTACGCGCGCATCTATCAGGAGATGATCAACTTCTGCAAGACCAACGGCGCGTTCGACCCGACCACCATGGGCAGCGTACCGAACGTCGGCCTGATGGCGCAGAAGGCCGAGGAGTACGGCTCCCACGACAAGACCTTCGAAATGACCGCCGACGGCACCATGCGCGTGGTCCTGGCCGACGGCACCGTGCTGATGCAGCACGAGGTGGAGGCCGGCGACATCTGGCGCGCCTGCCAGACCAAGGACGCGCCGATCCGCGACTGGGTCAAGCTGGCCGTGACCCGCGCCCGCCAGTCCGCCACCCCGGCCATCTTCTGGCTGGACCCGGAGCGCGCCCACGACCGCCAGCTGCAGAAGAAGGTCGAGGCCTACCTGCAGGAGCACGACCTGACCGGCCTGGACATCCGCATGATGGGCTACAACGAAGCCATCCGCGTGAGCATGGAGCGCATGATCCGCGGCCAGGACACCATCTCGGTGACCGGCAACGTGCTGCGCGACTACCTGACCGACCTGTTCCCGATCATGGAGCTGGGCACCTCGGCCAAGATGCTGTCCATCGTGCCGCTGATGGCCGGCGGTGGCATGTACGAGACCGGCGCCGGCGGCTCGGCACCCAAGCATGTGCAGCAGCTGATCGAGGAGAACCACCTGCGCTGGGACTCTCTCGGCGAGTTCCTGGCCCTGGCGGTGTCGCTGGAGGAGACCGGCATCAAGACCGACAATCCGAAAGCCAAGTTGCTGGGCAAGGCCCTGGATGCGGCCACCGGCCGCCTGCTCGACAACAACAAGTCGCCGTCGCGCAAGACCGGTGAGCTGGACAACCGTGGCAGCCACTTCTACCTGGCCCTCTACTGGGCCCAAGAACTGGCGGCCCAGGACGAGGACGCCGAACTGAAGGCGCAGTTCGCCCCGCTGGCCAAGACCCTGACCGACAACGAGGAAAGCATCGTCGCCGAACTCGCCGCGGTCCAGGGCCAGCCGGTGGACATCGGCGGCTACTACCGCGCCAACCCGCAGCTGGCCAGCCAGGTGATGCGTCCCAGCACCACCTTCAACGCCGCCCTGGCTGCCCTGGCGTAA
- a CDS encoding NUDIX hydrolase yields MDWTPHITVATIVEDRGRFLLVEELKGGRLVLNQPAGHLEANETLRQAAVRETLEETGWEVELTGVVGIYLYTAPSNGVTYQRVCFVARPVRHDAARELDADIHGIAWLSRDELAAQPERWRSELVLRCIDDYLAGPLHDLSVVRD; encoded by the coding sequence ATGGACTGGACCCCCCATATCACCGTCGCCACCATCGTCGAAGACCGAGGCCGCTTCCTCCTGGTAGAAGAGCTCAAGGGCGGACGCCTGGTGCTCAATCAGCCCGCCGGCCACCTCGAGGCCAACGAGACCCTGCGCCAGGCCGCCGTGCGCGAAACCCTCGAGGAGACCGGCTGGGAGGTCGAGCTCACCGGGGTGGTCGGCATCTACCTCTATACCGCACCGAGCAACGGCGTGACCTACCAGCGCGTGTGCTTCGTTGCCCGCCCGGTGCGCCACGATGCGGCGCGCGAGCTGGATGCCGACATCCACGGCATCGCCTGGCTGAGCCGCGATGAACTGGCGGCACAACCCGAACGCTGGCGCAGCGAACTGGTGCTGCGCTGCATCGACGACTACCTCGCTGGCCCATTGCACGACCTGAGCGTGGTCCGCGATTGA
- the mnmA gene encoding tRNA 2-thiouridine(34) synthase MnmA: MSDPDLPTSEKPRVIVGMSGGVDSSVSALLLLEQGYRVEGLFMKNWDEDDGTEYCTAMDDLADAQAVCDRIGIKLHTANFAAEYWDNVFEHFLAEYKAGRTPNPDILCNREIKFKAFLDYALALGADLIATGHYVRRRDVDGRTELLKGLDPNKDQSYFLHAVGGEQIAKTLFPVGELEKPAVRAIAEKYQLATAKKKDSTGICFIGERRFSDFLKQYLPAQPGNIETTTGEVIGRHHGLMYHTIGQRQGLGIGGLKDAGDEPWYVLRKDLARNVLVVGQGNEHPWLFSRALLASELYWVNPVDLGSPRPLTAKVRYRQGDQACTLEKTTDGYRAVFEQPQRAVTPGQSVVFYDGEVCLGGGVIESAEPWTPESEDA, translated from the coding sequence ATGTCCGATCCAGATCTTCCTACCTCAGAAAAGCCACGCGTGATAGTCGGCATGTCCGGCGGCGTCGATTCGTCCGTTTCCGCCCTGCTGTTGCTGGAGCAAGGCTATCGGGTCGAAGGCCTGTTCATGAAGAACTGGGACGAGGATGACGGCACCGAGTACTGCACGGCCATGGACGACCTGGCCGACGCCCAGGCGGTGTGCGACAGGATCGGCATCAAGCTGCACACCGCCAACTTCGCCGCGGAATACTGGGACAACGTGTTCGAGCACTTCCTCGCCGAGTACAAGGCCGGGCGCACGCCGAACCCGGACATCCTGTGCAACCGCGAAATCAAGTTCAAGGCCTTCCTCGACTACGCCCTGGCCCTCGGCGCCGACCTGATCGCCACCGGCCACTACGTGCGCCGCCGCGATGTCGACGGACGCACCGAGCTGCTCAAGGGCCTGGACCCGAACAAGGACCAGAGCTACTTCCTGCACGCCGTCGGCGGCGAGCAGATCGCCAAGACCCTGTTCCCGGTCGGCGAACTGGAAAAGCCCGCCGTGCGGGCGATTGCCGAGAAATACCAGCTGGCCACGGCGAAGAAGAAGGACTCCACCGGTATCTGCTTTATCGGCGAGCGGCGCTTCAGCGACTTCCTCAAGCAGTACCTGCCGGCCCAGCCGGGGAATATCGAGACCACGACCGGCGAGGTCATCGGCCGCCACCATGGCCTGATGTATCACACCATCGGCCAGCGCCAGGGGTTGGGCATTGGCGGCCTGAAGGACGCCGGGGACGAGCCCTGGTACGTGCTGCGCAAGGACCTGGCGCGCAACGTGCTGGTCGTCGGCCAGGGCAACGAACACCCCTGGCTGTTCTCCCGCGCCCTGCTGGCATCGGAGCTCTACTGGGTCAACCCGGTCGACCTGGGCAGCCCGCGCCCGCTCACCGCCAAGGTGCGCTACCGACAGGGCGACCAGGCCTGCACCCTGGAGAAGACCACCGACGGCTATCGCGCGGTGTTCGAGCAGCCGCAGCGGGCCGTGACGCCCGGCCAGTCCGTGGTGTTCTACGACGGCGAGGTGTGCCTCGGCGGCGGCGTGATCGAATCGGCCGAACCCTGGACTCCCGAGAGTGAAGACGCATGA
- the hflD gene encoding high frequency lysogenization protein HflD — protein sequence MTPIQEQLVALGAVFQSAVLVDKLARTGQIGEPALACMLGSLLVRDPKNTLEIYGGDDLGLRDGYRALVGALERDPSSLQRDPLRYALALLGLERQLDKRDDLLQIMGSRLDQIQQQTEHFGLVHDNVIASCGGLYQDTISTFRQRIQVQGDMRHLQQPSNASKIRALLLAGIRAARLWRQLGGHRWQLVFSRGKLLKELYPLLRG from the coding sequence ATGACGCCGATACAGGAACAACTGGTCGCCCTCGGCGCCGTCTTCCAGTCCGCGGTGCTGGTCGACAAGCTGGCCAGGACCGGCCAGATCGGCGAGCCCGCCCTGGCCTGCATGCTCGGCAGCCTGCTGGTGCGCGATCCCAAGAACACCCTGGAGATCTACGGCGGCGACGACCTTGGCCTGCGCGACGGCTATCGCGCCCTGGTCGGCGCCCTGGAACGGGACCCGAGCAGCCTGCAGCGCGACCCGCTGCGTTATGCGCTGGCCCTGCTCGGCCTGGAGCGGCAGCTGGACAAGCGCGACGATCTGCTGCAGATCATGGGCAGTCGCCTGGACCAGATCCAGCAGCAGACCGAACACTTCGGCCTGGTCCACGACAACGTGATCGCCTCCTGCGGCGGCCTCTACCAGGACACCATCAGCACCTTCCGCCAACGCATCCAGGTGCAGGGCGACATGCGCCACCTGCAGCAGCCGAGCAACGCCTCGAAGATCCGTGCCCTGTTGCTCGCCGGTATTCGCGCGGCGCGCCTATGGCGGCAGCTGGGCGGGCACCGCTGGCAGCTGGTGTTCAGCCGCGGCAAGCTGCTCAAGGAACTCTACCCGCTGCTGCGCGGCTGA
- a CDS encoding DMT family transporter, which translates to MQSRSVKPAQGAALLACSALLFALMGMGIREVSSSVNNESVVFFRNLVGVLFFLPLLALRGWRPLRTARLKSHLWRSTYGLAAMYCFFYAIAHLPLADAMLFTYSAPLFTPLIARWWLKEPLTQRMLLTSAVGLVGVLLVAKPSAALFDAQASIGLAASILAAFAFVSIREMSDTEPAFRIVFYFALFGALASAIPLTWAWQPLGTRELGALLVIGLLATVSQIIMSKAYALAPPGLIGPFAYLAIVFAGLLAWLRWGEAPALSSLFGAALIFVASLLSIRRQGR; encoded by the coding sequence ATGCAATCCCGCTCGGTCAAGCCCGCCCAGGGCGCCGCCCTGCTGGCCTGCTCGGCCTTGCTGTTCGCACTGATGGGTATGGGCATTCGCGAGGTGTCCAGCAGCGTCAACAACGAATCGGTGGTGTTCTTTCGCAACCTGGTCGGCGTGCTGTTCTTCCTGCCGCTGCTCGCCCTCAGGGGCTGGCGCCCGCTGCGCACCGCACGCCTCAAGTCGCACCTGTGGCGCTCCACCTACGGCCTGGCGGCGATGTACTGCTTCTTCTACGCCATCGCCCATCTGCCGCTGGCCGACGCCATGCTCTTCACCTACTCGGCGCCGCTGTTCACCCCGCTGATCGCCCGCTGGTGGCTGAAGGAGCCGCTGACCCAGCGCATGCTGCTCACCAGCGCAGTGGGCCTGGTGGGCGTGCTCCTGGTCGCCAAGCCCTCTGCGGCCCTGTTCGACGCCCAGGCCTCGATCGGCCTGGCGGCCAGCATCCTGGCGGCCTTCGCCTTCGTCTCGATCCGCGAGATGAGCGACACCGAGCCGGCCTTTCGCATCGTCTTCTATTTCGCCCTGTTCGGCGCCCTGGCCTCGGCGATTCCCCTGACCTGGGCCTGGCAGCCGCTGGGCACGCGTGAACTGGGCGCACTGCTGGTGATCGGCCTGCTCGCCACCGTCAGCCAGATCATCATGTCCAAGGCCTATGCCCTGGCGCCTCCGGGGCTGATCGGTCCGTTCGCCTACCTGGCCATCGTCTTCGCCGGCCTGCTGGCCTGGCTACGCTGGGGTGAGGCCCCGGCCCTGAGTTCGCTGTTCGGCGCCGCGCTGATCTTCGTCGCCAGCCTGCTGTCGATCCGCCGCCAGGGGCGCTGA
- the purB gene encoding adenylosuccinate lyase, which translates to MQLSSLTAVSPVDGRYAGKTSALRPIFSEYGLIRFRVLVEVRWLQRLAAHEGIAEVAPFSAEAQAILNELADNFALEHAERVKEIERTTNHDVKAVEYLLKEQAAKLPELEKVSEFIHFACTSEDINNLSHALMLREGRDNVLLPLMRQTAGAIRELAVKFADVPMLSRTHGQPASPTTLGKELANVVYRLERQIAQVAAVPLLGKINGAVGNYNAHLSAYPQVDWEANARAFIEGDLGLQWNPYTTQIEPHDYIAELFDAIARFNTILIDFDRDVWGYISLGYFKQKTIAGEIGSSTMPHKVNPIDFENSEGNLGIANALFQHLASKLPISRWQRDLTDSTVLRNLGVGFAHSVIAYEASLKGISKLELNAQRIAEDLDACWEVLAEPIQTVMRRYAIENPYEKLKELTRGKGISPQALLEFIDGLDMPAEAKAELKLLTPANYIGNAVAQAQRI; encoded by the coding sequence ATGCAGCTTTCTTCGCTCACCGCGGTTTCCCCCGTCGATGGCCGCTACGCCGGCAAAACCAGCGCCCTGCGCCCCATTTTCAGCGAATACGGCCTGATCCGCTTCCGCGTCCTGGTCGAGGTCCGCTGGCTGCAACGCCTGGCCGCCCATGAGGGTATCGCCGAAGTGGCGCCCTTCTCCGCCGAAGCCCAGGCGATTCTCAACGAGCTGGCGGACAATTTCGCCCTCGAGCACGCCGAGCGGGTCAAGGAGATCGAGCGCACCACCAACCACGACGTCAAGGCCGTGGAGTACCTGCTCAAGGAGCAGGCCGCCAAGCTGCCGGAGCTGGAGAAGGTCAGCGAGTTCATTCATTTCGCCTGCACCAGCGAGGACATCAACAACCTGTCCCACGCCCTGATGCTGCGCGAGGGCCGTGACAACGTGCTGCTGCCGCTGATGCGCCAGACCGCAGGCGCCATCCGCGAGCTGGCGGTGAAGTTCGCCGACGTGCCGATGCTCTCGCGCACCCACGGCCAGCCGGCCTCGCCGACCACCCTGGGCAAGGAGCTGGCCAACGTGGTCTACCGCCTGGAGCGGCAGATCGCCCAGGTCGCGGCCGTGCCGTTGCTGGGCAAGATCAACGGCGCCGTGGGCAACTACAACGCCCACCTCTCGGCCTACCCGCAGGTGGACTGGGAAGCCAACGCCCGCGCCTTCATCGAGGGCGATCTGGGCCTGCAGTGGAACCCCTACACCACGCAGATCGAACCGCACGACTACATCGCCGAGCTGTTCGACGCCATCGCCCGCTTCAACACCATCCTCATCGACTTCGACCGCGACGTCTGGGGCTACATCTCCCTCGGCTACTTCAAGCAGAAGACCATCGCCGGCGAGATCGGCTCCTCGACCATGCCGCACAAGGTCAATCCGATCGACTTCGAGAACTCCGAAGGCAACTTAGGGATAGCCAACGCGCTGTTCCAGCACCTGGCCAGCAAGCTGCCGATCTCCCGCTGGCAGCGCGACCTGACCGACTCCACCGTGCTGCGCAACCTGGGTGTCGGCTTCGCCCACAGCGTCATCGCCTACGAGGCGAGCCTCAAGGGAATCAGCAAGTTGGAGCTGAATGCTCAACGTATTGCTGAAGACCTGGACGCCTGCTGGGAAGTGCTCGCCGAGCCGATCCAGACCGTCATGCGCCGCTACGCCATCGAGAACCCCTACGAGAAGCTGAAAGAGCTGACCCGCGGCAAGGGCATCAGCCCCCAGGCGCTGCTCGAGTTCATCGACGGCCTGGACATGCCGGCCGAGGCCAAGGCCGAGTTGAAGCTGCTGACCCCGGCCAACTACATCGGCAACGCGGTGGCCCAGGCCCAGCGCATCTAA
- a CDS encoding ribosomal protein uL16 3-hydroxylase, with protein MNPDTPLQMLGGLTAREFLRDYWQKKPLLVRQAIPDFESPISPDELAGLALEEEVESRLVIEHGERPWELRRGPFAEDAFATLPERDWTLLVQAVDQFVPEVAELLEHFKFLPKWRIDDLMISFAAPGGGVGPHFDNYDVFLLQAHGKRRWQIGQRCDSDSPLLDHADLKILAEFEQTEEWVLEPGDMLYLPPLLAHCGTAEDDCMTYSVGFRAPSAAEVLTHFTDFLGQFLPDEERYSDADAEPTSDPHQIQRDALDRLKALLNEHMGDERLLMTWFGQFMTEPRYPELVNGLDIDEPAFLAALQDGAILVRNPSARLAWSEVGEDLVLFASGQSRLLSAGLRELLKLICSADSLHVDNLGQWLADAEARNLLWELVKQGSLGFADE; from the coding sequence ATGAATCCTGATACTCCGCTGCAAATGCTGGGTGGCCTCACGGCCCGTGAATTCCTGCGCGATTACTGGCAGAAGAAACCCCTGCTGGTGCGCCAGGCCATCCCCGACTTCGAAAGCCCCATCTCACCGGACGAGCTGGCCGGCCTGGCCCTTGAAGAAGAAGTCGAGTCGCGCCTGGTCATCGAGCACGGCGAACGCCCCTGGGAGTTGCGTCGCGGTCCTTTCGCCGAAGATGCCTTCGCCACGCTGCCGGAGCGCGACTGGACCCTGCTGGTGCAGGCCGTCGATCAGTTCGTCCCGGAAGTCGCCGAGCTACTCGAGCACTTCAAGTTCCTGCCCAAGTGGCGCATCGACGACCTGATGATCAGCTTCGCCGCTCCGGGCGGCGGCGTCGGCCCGCACTTCGACAACTACGACGTGTTCCTGCTGCAGGCCCATGGCAAGCGGCGCTGGCAGATCGGCCAGCGGTGCGACTCCGACAGCCCGCTGCTGGACCACGCCGACCTGAAGATCCTGGCCGAGTTCGAACAAACTGAAGAATGGGTGCTGGAGCCCGGCGACATGCTCTATCTGCCGCCACTCCTGGCCCACTGTGGTACCGCTGAGGATGACTGTATGACCTATTCCGTAGGCTTCCGCGCGCCGAGCGCCGCCGAAGTGCTGACTCATTTCACCGACTTCCTGGGCCAGTTCCTGCCCGATGAAGAGCGCTACAGCGACGCCGATGCCGAGCCGACCAGCGACCCGCATCAGATCCAACGCGATGCCCTGGATCGCCTGAAGGCCCTGCTCAACGAGCATATGGGCGACGAGCGCCTGCTGATGACCTGGTTCGGCCAGTTCATGACCGAGCCGCGCTACCCGGAACTGGTCAATGGTCTGGACATCGACGAGCCGGCCTTCCTTGCCGCCCTGCAGGATGGCGCCATCCTGGTGCGCAACCCCAGCGCCCGCCTGGCCTGGTCCGAGGTCGGCGAGGACCTGGTGCTGTTCGCCAGCGGCCAGAGCCGCCTGCTCTCGGCCGGTCTGCGGGAATTGCTCAAGCTAATCTGCTCGGCCGACTCGTTACATGTCGACAACCTCGGCCAATGGCTGGCCGACGCCGAGGCGCGTAATCTGCTGTGGGAACTGGTCAAGCAAGGCAGTCTGGGGTTTGCCGATGAATGA
- a CDS encoding GNAT family N-acetyltransferase: protein MNEIHVRLADWQKDNAELRRIRETVFIAEQAVPPELEWDAEDAEALHFLAYEGDYAIGTARLLPDGHIGRVSVLRDWRGLKVGDALIRAVIAEAEKRGLQQQMLSAQVHATAFYERLGFEIVSGEYLDAGIPHVDMVRHSASP from the coding sequence ATGAATGAGATTCACGTGCGCCTGGCCGACTGGCAGAAGGACAACGCCGAGTTGCGGCGCATCCGCGAAACGGTGTTTATCGCCGAACAGGCGGTACCGCCGGAGCTGGAGTGGGATGCCGAAGACGCCGAGGCCCTGCATTTCCTCGCCTACGAGGGCGACTACGCGATCGGCACCGCCCGCCTGCTGCCCGACGGCCATATCGGCCGGGTCTCGGTACTCAGGGACTGGCGCGGGCTCAAGGTCGGCGACGCGCTGATTCGTGCGGTCATCGCCGAGGCGGAAAAGCGTGGCCTGCAGCAACAAATGCTCAGCGCCCAGGTGCACGCTACCGCCTTCTATGAAAGGCTAGGCTTCGAGATAGTCAGCGGCGAATACCTCGACGCCGGCATCCCCCATGTGGATATGGTACGCCACAGCGCTAGCCCCTGA
- a CDS encoding DUF7931 domain-containing protein: MNDDNAPPDTGENDEPLELPAIEFESPGRFAVHNPEPAQLDAERREPAPFRLGEHLPLERFSQPEQARAHALALLQQAQRSLCIFSDDLEPWLYHHSSVQEACTRFLLVNPKNRLRILLRDVTLAVKQGHRLLSLSRRLSSNLHIRKLHPDYPSEDIAFLLADDRGLLLRPELEQFAGYALYQDPARVRLRQAQFDQAWETSITDPDLRSFLL; this comes from the coding sequence ATGAACGACGACAACGCCCCACCAGACACAGGCGAAAACGATGAGCCCCTGGAGCTTCCCGCCATCGAATTCGAGTCACCGGGGCGTTTCGCCGTGCACAATCCAGAACCCGCACAGCTGGACGCCGAACGCCGCGAGCCTGCGCCCTTCAGGCTCGGCGAGCATCTGCCGCTGGAGCGCTTCAGCCAGCCCGAGCAGGCCCGTGCCCATGCCCTGGCCCTGCTGCAGCAGGCGCAGCGCAGCCTGTGCATCTTCAGCGACGACCTCGAACCCTGGCTCTACCACCACAGCAGCGTGCAGGAAGCCTGCACGCGCTTTCTCCTGGTCAACCCGAAGAACCGTCTGCGCATCCTGCTGCGCGACGTGACCCTTGCGGTCAAACAAGGGCATCGCCTGCTCAGCCTGTCCCGGCGACTGTCGAGCAACCTGCATATCCGCAAGCTGCATCCGGACTACCCGAGCGAAGATATCGCCTTCCTGCTGGCCGACGACCGTGGCCTGCTGCTGCGCCCGGAGCTGGAGCAGTTCGCCGGCTACGCCCTGTACCAGGACCCGGCCCGCGTGCGCCTGCGCCAGGCGCAGTTCGACCAGGCCTGGGAGACCAGCATCACCGACCCGGATCTACGGAGCTTCCTGCTATGA
- a CDS encoding secretin N-terminal domain-containing protein codes for MSIRLLIAALLLGLSLVASAATEVIALNYRSADEVLPVVQSVLGQEGRVSPYGNQLIVNSTPAKIAEIRQLLEQLDTRPRRLLISVASSESSHQTDRGYRADGSVSAGGAEVVIGQGEIGGRDQVRIIRRSTDSRGGGTQQVQATEGYPALIQVGQSVPLTTYERDHYGQLQSSTQYRDVTRGFYVTASLSGEIVHISISSNRDRVSPSQPGVIDLQSADTRVSGRLGEWISIGGVNEQTQAEQSDFLQRRATQGREDMSLRVKVEVVD; via the coding sequence ATGAGCATTCGCCTACTGATCGCGGCCCTGCTGCTCGGCTTGAGCCTCGTCGCGAGCGCGGCCACCGAAGTCATTGCCCTGAACTATCGCAGCGCCGACGAGGTCCTGCCGGTCGTGCAGTCGGTGCTGGGTCAGGAGGGACGGGTCAGCCCCTACGGCAATCAGCTGATCGTCAACTCGACACCGGCGAAGATCGCGGAGATCCGCCAGTTGCTCGAACAACTGGACACCCGCCCGCGGCGCCTGCTGATCAGCGTCGCCAGCAGCGAATCGAGCCACCAGACCGACCGCGGCTACCGCGCCGACGGCTCGGTCAGCGCCGGCGGCGCCGAAGTGGTAATCGGCCAGGGCGAGATCGGCGGTCGCGACCAGGTGCGCATCATCCGGCGCAGTACCGACAGCCGTGGTGGCGGCACCCAGCAGGTGCAGGCCACCGAGGGTTATCCGGCACTGATCCAGGTCGGCCAGAGCGTCCCTCTCACCACCTACGAGCGCGACCACTACGGGCAGCTGCAGAGTTCCACCCAGTACCGCGATGTCACCCGTGGCTTCTACGTCACCGCCAGCCTGAGCGGCGAAATCGTGCATATCAGCATCAGCAGCAACCGCGACCGCGTCAGCCCGTCACAACCCGGGGTGATCGACCTGCAGAGCGCCGACACCCGGGTCTCCGGCCGCCTGGGCGAGTGGATCAGCATCGGCGGCGTCAACGAGCAGACTCAGGCCGAGCAAAGCGATTTTCTCCAGCGCCGCGCGACCCAGGGCCGCGAGGATATGAGCCTGCGGGTCAAGGTCGAAGTCGTCGATTAA